From the genome of Candidatus Poribacteria bacterium:
GTTGCCTATAGCGACGTGCTTGTTGGACAAACCTTTTATGTCTGGCGAACCCTGTCCCCGCCAGAGATTCCAAAGCGTATTTGTAGATAGCCGCCGGGGATAGCCGCGTAATTTGTTGCGTAAACCCAACCTGTGCAAACTGCTTATCCAGATGCTCATCATCAAATCTACTCTTCGCATCCGCACGTTCAGTGAGATAGCCTGCCCATGTTCTGAGTGCCTCAATGTTGGGTGGATTGCCGGAAGGAGAACCGAATTGGAAGAGTTTTCTATCTTTCCAGTATCGTTCATGGATTTCATCAAGTTGTGCCTCCTTTAACCGAGAAACTTCGCTCCTGGAGGGAACCTGCTGGAAACCGCTCGCCAACGCCCCCATTGTGTTTGGAATCAGTACCACAAATACAACCCAAATCAGAAGTAGGATCAGCAGACTGCTTGACGAATCGGAAAATTGGCTCGAGATAAACAGGCCAAGCCATAAGAATATTGAGACGTAAAGGGCAGAAATAACAACGATTATCCCAAATCTTACCCATTCGCTCCCGTCGAGTGACACCAGTTTCGACGCGTTGACAATCATTAGATTCAATAATATCCCAATCAGGAGGGGTAACATGAGAGTAAGAAACGCACCGATGAACTTTGCCAGAAGCACGGTAGCACGGGAGACCGAATTAGACATGAGCAAGCTTAAGGTCCCTATTTCACGCTCTCCAGAGATTGCATCGTAAGTGAATAGGATTGCCATGAAACTCATCACCAATCCGATGATGAACGTCCAATCTAATTGCGTAAAATTTGGCAGCGCATCATTTTTCTGAAAGACATCTTGCACATATTCAAGCCACCAATTGTTTGAATGCGAGTAGTGAAAATTGGAGGCAGTCCAGTTGCTGCCGGAAGAAGCATTCGCGGTGACCCGCTTCGGCAATTTCGCGTCTGCACCCGTAGCGATAAACGCCAATGGACTCGGCTTCTTATAGAGATCTCCCGGACCTTTTACACCTAACTCGCCTAAACTGGCACTTCGTTCCTTCAGCGATTCCGTCGCGGCGTTGATATCTTGGGAATATTCTGATATTCTTCGCGGATATTGACTACTCACAAATATCACAGCATTCATCACCATCAGTGCCATTATCAAAACCACCGTGAGGGCAAACCGAAAACGGGTCAGATTATCAAGAATTTCGCGTTTTGCTATGTGCCAGATCATGTCATTTCCTTTTATCAGGTAATCCAGAGATGGGTGCTATATAGCGTCGTAGCGCAAGAATGAGATGAATGCTCCCATGAAAAATAGGATATTTAACACCGCGAGTATCATAATATCCGGTAGGGCACGTTGCAGACTACGGCCGATACCCTCGCTCCGTTCTTTAAATCTGGGTATGCCGCTGAGGTCAAGAGCCCCTTGAGCTCCATCCTCTGTAAACCATCTACGTGAGGAGAATATTTTTTCATCTCTCAGATATTCGACCCACTCTCGGCGG
Proteins encoded in this window:
- a CDS encoding ABC transporter permease subunit — protein: MIWHIAKREILDNLTRFRFALTVVLIMALMVMNAVIFVSSQYPRRISEYSQDINAATESLKERSASLGELGVKGPGDLYKKPSPLAFIATGADAKLPKRVTANASSGSNWTASNFHYSHSNNWWLEYVQDVFQKNDALPNFTQLDWTFIIGLVMSFMAILFTYDAISGEREIGTLSLLMSNSVSRATVLLAKFIGAFLTLMLPLLIGILLNLMIVNASKLVSLDGSEWVRFGIIVVISALYVSIFLWLGLFISSQFSDSSSSLLILLLIWVVFVVLIPNTMGALASGFQQVPSRSEVSRLKEAQLDEIHERYWKDRKLFQFGSPSGNPPNIEALRTWAGYLTERADAKSRFDDEHLDKQFAQVGFTQQITRLSPAAIYKYALESLAGTGFARHKRFVQQARRYRQQFVDFIQSEDRADNESHHVYLVKEGLSQKPVAFNSIPKFSEKLTIGITFKAALLDLMLLVSLSLLLFMSAVLAFLRTDVK